A genomic segment from Pseudopipra pipra isolate bDixPip1 chromosome 14, bDixPip1.hap1, whole genome shotgun sequence encodes:
- the DDX28 gene encoding probable ATP-dependent RNA helicase DDX28: protein MALGRGGTAAALPLLLPRRPAGTGAAAAGAEPPGAVVRIPWALRVRLQRGAQRRRRGHGEAATAARPGKLLLRSRRPELSQPRWQTVGRWEQPPLVSAGWKHRKACGDYFQLEPSQEAAPALQAPPAEAGQGPTFAELGLQPALLAGLERLSIGRPTAVQRLAIPALRRGRSALCAAETGSGKTLAYLLPLLDGLLGRPEGPAAPAGPAAPRGLVVVPSRELAAQVGAVAAALCAPAGLAVRGLTGGGAAGGLRRQLRAPPPGPAVLLGTPGALREALRRRFLALARLRWMVLDEADTLMDDSFTELLEEILAHAPLAAGAPRPSGPAEERTQVVVVGATFPAGLSETLAKFTDVSRFVTLTTQSLHRLPPHVQQKFVRLKGRDKLPELLQLLKEHPSSGRAVLIFCNSASTVNWLGYILDDHRIRHLRLQGQMSAAARAGIFASFQRGDVSVLVCTDLASRGLDTSSVQLVVNYDFPDTLQDYLHRVGRVGRVGSKAPGAVVSFVTHRWDVDLVRKIETAARKRTGLPGMDSSINKPSPKGG from the coding sequence ATGGCGCTGGGCCGGGGCGGGACGGCGGCCGCGCttccgctgctgctgccgcggCGGCCCGCGGGCaccggggcggcggcggcgggcgcggagccCCCCGGGGCCGTGGTGCGCATCCCCTGGGCCCTGCGGGTGCGCCTGCAGCGAGGGGCGCAGCGCCGGCGGCGCGGGCACGGGGAGGCGGCGACGGCAGCGCGTCCCGGGAAGCTGCTGCTGCGGAGCCGGCGGCCGGAGCTGAGCCAGCCCCGCTGGCAGACAGTGGGGCGCTGGGAGCAGCCACCGCTGGTGTCAGCGGGCTGGAAGCACAGGAAGGCGTGCGGGGATTACTTCCAGCTGGAGCCCTCGCAGGAGGCGGCCCCCGCGCTGCAGGCGCCACCAGCCGAGGCGGGGCAGGGCCCGACCTTCGccgagctggggctgcagccggCGCTGCTGGCCGGGCTGGAGCGGCTCTCCATCGGCCGCCCCACGGCCGTGCAGCGCCTCGCCATCCCCGCGCTGCGCCGCGGCCGCAGCGCCCTGTGCGCCGCCGAGACCGGCAGCGGGAAGACCCTCGCGTacctgctgccgctgctggaCGGGCTGCTCGGCCGCCCCGAGGGGCCGGCAGCGCCGGCAGGGCCAGCGGCGCCCCGCGGGCTGGTGGTGGTGCCGTCGCGGGAGCTGGCGGCGCAGGTGGGCGCGGTGGCGGCCGCGCTGTGCGCGCCCGCGGGGCTGGCGGTGCGCGGGCTCACGGGCGGAGGGGCCGCGGGAGGGCTGCGCAGGCAGCTGCgggcgccgccgccgggccccgccgtgCTGCTCGGCACCCCCGGGGCGCTGCGGGAGGCGCTGCGCCGGCGCTTCCTGGCCCTGGCGAGGCTGCGCTGGATGGTGCTGGACGAGGCGGACACGCTGATGGACGACTCGTTCacggagctgctggaggagatcCTGGCACACGCGCCGCTGGCCGCTGGAGCCCCCAGGCCGTCCGGACCGGCGGAGGAGAGGACCCAGGTGGTGGTGGTCGGAGCCACCTTCCCTGCGGGGCTCAGCGAGACACTGGCGAAGTTCACAGACGTGAGCAGGTTTGTCACCCTCACCACCCAGAGCCTGCACCGCCTGCCGCCTCACGTCCAGCAGAAGTTCGTCCGCCTCAAAGGCCGGGACAAGCTGCccgagctgctgcagctgttaAAGGAACACCCATCATCTGGCAGGGCTGTTCTCATCTTCTGCAACAGTGCCAGCACTGTCAACTGGCTGGGCTATATCCTGGATGACCACAGAATCAGGCACCTGaggctgcagggacagatgtCAGCAGCTGCTAGAGCTGGCATCTTTGCCTCTTTCCAGAGGGGTGATGTGTCTGTCCTTGTCTGCACTGACCTTGCCTCGCGGGGTCTGGACACCAGCAGCGTGCAGCTCGTGGTCAACTATGACTTCCCAGACACCCTGCAGGACTACCTGCACCGTGTGGGGAGAGTTGGACGAGTTGGAAGCAAGGCACCTGGAGCTGTGGTTAGTTTTGTCACCCATCGGTGGGATGTGGACCTGGTACGGAAAATAGAGACTGCAGCCCGGAAAAGGACAGGCCTCCCGGGAATGGACTCCTCCATTAATAAACCTTCACCTAAAGGAGGCTGA